One window of Triticum dicoccoides isolate Atlit2015 ecotype Zavitan chromosome 5A, WEW_v2.0, whole genome shotgun sequence genomic DNA carries:
- the LOC119300960 gene encoding prosaposin-like has protein sequence MRTMGLGLGAPFFLLVLLLLAAGTGAVPQDKRVRRNYVLLDLNTIEIRPNDKEEIASSKIPVSGESGSTVCSTCENLTNKAVSYLSDKQTQDEIMEILHGACSQTFSLEQKCLEMVDSYATLLFAKITEIKPDEFCKQYGLCRDVSFLSVAKSESTCTFCRHLVDEVLSKMRDPDAQFEILQLLIKECNKVKGHVQECKRMVLEYVPLILVNGEKLLEKKDVCTLMQACDASKTRAGGSFFDGELRSDA, from the exons ATGCGCACGATGGGTTTGGGATTGGGAGCGCCgttcttcctcctcgtcctcctcttgcTGGCCGCTGGCACTGGAGCTGTGCCGCAGGACAAGAGGGTTCGCAGGAATTATG TTCTTCTCGATCTCAATACAATCGAGATCCGCCCAAATGACAAGGAGGAAATTGCCTCTAGCAAAATTCCTGTCTCTGGTGAGAGTGGCAGCACAGTATGCTCAACTTGTGAGAATTTGACAAATAAAGCTGTCAGTTATCTTAGTGATAAACAAACACAAGATGAGATCATGGAGATTCTTCATGGTGCCTGTTCTCAGACATTCTCCTTAGAACAGAAG TGCCTTGAGATGGTGGACTCGTATGCAACTCTTCTCTTCGCCAAGATCACTGAAATCAAGCCAGACGAGTTCTGCAAACAGTATGGCCTCTGTAGGGACGTATCTTTTCTGTCTGTTGCGAAAAGTGAAAGCACTTGCACATTTTGCCGCCACCTCGTTGATGAAGTTCTCTCGAAAATGAGAGATCCTGACGCTCAG TTTGAGATACTTCAACTTCTCATCAAGGAGTGCAACAAGGTTAAAGGTCATGTGCAGGAG TGCAAGAGAATGGTTCTGGAATACGTTCCCCTCATCCTGGTCAACGGTGAGAAGCTCCTCGAGAAGAAGGATGTATGCACTCTTATGCAAGCCTGTGACGCCAGCAAAACGAGAGCCGGTGGATCGTTCTTCGATGGGGAACTGAGGAGCGATGCTTGA